From Caretta caretta isolate rCarCar2 chromosome 14, rCarCar1.hap1, whole genome shotgun sequence, the proteins below share one genomic window:
- the LOC125621323 gene encoding CMRF35-like molecule 1 isoform X1 — MRLFPILGWMLFPGCWAVTGPGAVRGPPGGSVAVRCRYRGGSEDDPKFWCREGGGWTGGRWRCSDGLHIVETSGSEAEVRQGRVSIRDNHTELAFTVTVENLTRADAGTYHCGVGKPGRLDPRATVELTVSPANSSPPSTETSSSATEQPTASSPSISTSLGTNAEKGISTFYPGISTNHDTTASGRSQDSDIVYILVPCVLLVLILFLLAAVMLVRLSKKRKKALSGASVQRDKKINLSNLGSEEVSYVTVTISNPDQQPIYANMEQRPKKTRPAKPPEETLYSAVKKPPKH, encoded by the exons ATGAGGCTATTCCCCATTCTGGGTTGGATGCTTTTCCCAG GCTGCTGGGCGGTGACGGGCCCCGGGGCAGTGCGCGGGCCCCCGGGCGGGTCGGTGGCTGTGCGGTGCCGGTACCGGGGCGGCTCTGAGGATGATCCGAAGTTCTGGTGCCGGGAAGGAGGAGGTTGGACAGGAGGAAGGTGGCGCTGTTCCGACGGGCTTCACATCGTGGAGACCAGTGGGTCGGAGGCCGAGGTGAGGCAGGGCAGAGTCTCCATCCGGGACAATCACACCGAGCTCGCCTTCACCGTGACCGTGGAGAACCTGACCCGGGCAGACGCCGGCACGTACCACTGCGGGGTGGGGAAGCCTGGGCGTCTTGACCCCAGGGCCACTGTGGAACTCACCGTCTCCCCAG CTAATTCTTCCCCACCCTCAACAGAAACGTCATCATCAGCGACAGAGCAACCAACTGCTTCTTCTCCCTCAATATCTACTTCCCTCGGGACAAATGCTGAGAAAGGGATATCCACCTTCTATCCAGGGATATCCACTAACCATGACACCACTGCCTCAGG CAGGTCCCAAGACTCAGACATCGTCTACATCCTGGTACCATGCGTCCTGCTGGTTCTCATTTTGTTTCTGCTCGCTGCTGTGATGTTGGTAAGACTGTCcaagaagaggaaaaaag CTCTTTCAGGAGCATCTGTGCAGAGGGacaagaaaatcaacctgtcaaATTTG GGTTCAGAAGAGGTTTCTTATGTCACAGTGACGATTTCCAACCCCGACCAGCAGCCCATCTATGCCAACATGGAGCAGCGCCCCAAGAAAACACGCCCAGCCAAGCCCCCTGAGGAAACCCTGTACAGCGCTGTGAAGAAGCCACCCAAACACTAA
- the LOC125621323 gene encoding CMRF35-like molecule 1 isoform X2: MRLFPILGWMLFPGCWAVTGPGAVRGPPGGSVAVRCRYRGGSEDDPKFWCREGGGWTGGRWRCSDGLHIVETSGSEAEVRQGRVSIRDNHTELAFTVTVENLTRADAGTYHCGVGKPGRLDPRATVELTVSPANSSPPSTETSSSATEQPTASSPSISTSLGTNAEKGISTFYPGISTNHDTTASGSQDSDIVYILVPCVLLVLILFLLAAVMLVRLSKKRKKALSGASVQRDKKINLSNLGSEEVSYVTVTISNPDQQPIYANMEQRPKKTRPAKPPEETLYSAVKKPPKH; the protein is encoded by the exons ATGAGGCTATTCCCCATTCTGGGTTGGATGCTTTTCCCAG GCTGCTGGGCGGTGACGGGCCCCGGGGCAGTGCGCGGGCCCCCGGGCGGGTCGGTGGCTGTGCGGTGCCGGTACCGGGGCGGCTCTGAGGATGATCCGAAGTTCTGGTGCCGGGAAGGAGGAGGTTGGACAGGAGGAAGGTGGCGCTGTTCCGACGGGCTTCACATCGTGGAGACCAGTGGGTCGGAGGCCGAGGTGAGGCAGGGCAGAGTCTCCATCCGGGACAATCACACCGAGCTCGCCTTCACCGTGACCGTGGAGAACCTGACCCGGGCAGACGCCGGCACGTACCACTGCGGGGTGGGGAAGCCTGGGCGTCTTGACCCCAGGGCCACTGTGGAACTCACCGTCTCCCCAG CTAATTCTTCCCCACCCTCAACAGAAACGTCATCATCAGCGACAGAGCAACCAACTGCTTCTTCTCCCTCAATATCTACTTCCCTCGGGACAAATGCTGAGAAAGGGATATCCACCTTCTATCCAGGGATATCCACTAACCATGACACCACTGCCTCAGG GTCCCAAGACTCAGACATCGTCTACATCCTGGTACCATGCGTCCTGCTGGTTCTCATTTTGTTTCTGCTCGCTGCTGTGATGTTGGTAAGACTGTCcaagaagaggaaaaaag CTCTTTCAGGAGCATCTGTGCAGAGGGacaagaaaatcaacctgtcaaATTTG GGTTCAGAAGAGGTTTCTTATGTCACAGTGACGATTTCCAACCCCGACCAGCAGCCCATCTATGCCAACATGGAGCAGCGCCCCAAGAAAACACGCCCAGCCAAGCCCCCTGAGGAAACCCTGTACAGCGCTGTGAAGAAGCCACCCAAACACTAA